A genomic region of Methanothermobacter sp. CaT2 contains the following coding sequences:
- a CDS encoding DUF2162 domain-containing protein: MDIANLLWQAGILSVLLIFGVKIGLAMGFAGLSRKMAALITAGYGLGIYALSALANAYMNSVQGFFNTYSSLITIIMAAILIFAGVHTLREWKEHRRDTAKTACVAMVAPCPCCFGAVIVSIILVSPIIGVSAVTLGKYSGIILAAFIGFFYVFANGIAAAIKKPYPVLLGNFMLFAGLYFLTAAIVLPNVNSVMSMKMTPLTVPGIDTIIYVVLGTLALMGLGIYLNKRKSTFIE, encoded by the coding sequence ATGGACATTGCAAATCTACTGTGGCAGGCAGGAATCCTATCGGTTCTCCTGATATTCGGTGTGAAGATTGGACTGGCAATGGGCTTTGCAGGCCTATCAAGGAAGATGGCGGCCCTAATAACCGCAGGTTACGGTCTAGGGATTTATGCCCTTTCAGCACTGGCAAATGCCTACATGAACTCGGTTCAGGGCTTCTTCAACACCTACAGTTCGCTCATAACAATCATAATGGCAGCCATTCTCATATTCGCAGGTGTCCACACTCTCCGTGAGTGGAAAGAACACAGGCGTGACACAGCAAAGACTGCATGTGTGGCTATGGTTGCACCCTGCCCCTGCTGTTTCGGGGCGGTCATCGTCAGCATAATTCTGGTATCACCGATAATAGGAGTATCTGCGGTTACACTTGGCAAGTACTCAGGAATAATCCTTGCAGCATTCATAGGTTTCTTCTATGTATTTGCCAACGGGATCGCAGCCGCCATCAAGAAACCATACCCGGTTCTACTTGGAAACTTCATGCTCTTTGCTGGTCTATACTTCCTGACAGCTGCCATCGTGCTCCCAAACGTGAACAGCGTCATGAGCATGAAGATGACACCCCTCACGGTGCCGGGGATAGACACAATAATATACGTCGTCCTTGGAACCCTCGCACTGATGGGGCTTGGAATATACCTTAACAAGAGAAAAAGCACATTCATAGAATAG
- a CDS encoding cobaltochelatase subunit CobN, with product MRKHLITVTAVLLMLMFCQSVAAADNSTEDNSTTVLVIGSSTATKSYNEVAYTVMNLTNRDAKRVNFQIRSTTQIGNMTGDEILSLINSSSIIIAEWGTQLAGNGSFEAVIRAHPSILENKLFFAFESGPTLVKLSRINNTEVFTGVNDSDIGTYDRPGTLIGACHDGDLTSLIAYKQKYPGNTALHQWIDCALYYAAAGKTNLENQFKLALKMYYNMRGIPWNSSWEPATVEPASPLSSEFLYRDGQRFTKEDYFTRYPLDPAKPTVAVLSYVGSTGEVTYADAMQQIIDALVSRGLNVIPVIGTWSNYVILNQTGMQNIIQTLCMPNQTYNITAIRGIGNYTDLTSILGVTSVSSANVYEVQILDNGNLIRSLKISTVQPVNVYSALVKFLTDASNVVQYEANPEKYPVKANVIIDMLTFITGSTTSGASVTKFFDRSNIPVLRAMITSSTYRTIGQWIVSEEGFSWMSVYWQCAQPEMQGQIEPLAIGVGEIGSDPETGAQWDITVTIPERIEKLVSRAFNWIRLQTMANSDKKVAIVYYNYPPGKQNIGASYLNVPESIIEILKRMKAEGYSVGEIPQDADALVEMMIKNGINVANWAPGELEKLANSSNAILWPYEDYLAWFNTLDPVARKEMVEGPVGYIEELTRVAVQCINEGDCRVRDEMLKTLNRWTQEMISNANTHPQIAGTAIDLINKMSAALTAVIWNTSNTTAWDLFYIYKNQFMALNVSGMTGWGEPPGNVMVVTRNGRKYVVIPGLMFGNVFIGPEPQRGWEADAANLYHSTIVPPPHCYLAWYAWVNTVFGANAQIHVGRHATYEWTPRKQYALSSFDYPDICIGDTPSLYIYIMDGVGEGLQAKRRGLAVIIDHLTPPLTRTKLYGDLQELAGLVSSYEATPTGNPMRDEYAKQIRETIIKLDLARDLGINATNMTDDDIDRVHDYLLSITSTLMPYGLDTFGLNWTDSEVALMVSGMLSPDSDVDPSLQRLISMMNGWNFSNLTFEQAEALNNATVEMIMELLRGTSIDTLLENITDPSLKATLHSKLELALQYASLLKDSPSSEMDALMEGLSGHYITPAKGGDPVKAPYALPTGRNFYAQDDNTLPTKVAWDLGKRLADMALAQLDTIPEKMAAVVWCVETARDDGAMVSFVLRMLGVQPKMDDKTWLGGGKLSYIVPTNLTELLSDLNNVRSSMGLSNLTSRPRIDVIVTTSGLFRDLFPNLLAKMDVAYRVALGASYSKILQAYPELKTQLDLALDPLLTGQFKQAKTMADLLKIIDKNDSLNVNYIAKHWVELVLAGYDGDTAITRIFAPPVGDYGAGVNHGVEEAWTWDNRSELADVYLRRMSHAYSNTRWGASMEGLFENLLKGVTVAYHSRSTNLYGVIDNDDYYDYYGGLSMAIEKVNGGVAPSLNVLYYANPSRPEVVSLQEFMRREMRTRYYNPEWIKSMMNEGYSGARTISNKFVAYLWGWQVTAPQLVDDYDWNEITDIYIKDKYNLGVNRWLSTGNRAYSMISITGTLLTAAHKGFWKADEATLRLVANTWASTVAEYGVACCDCSCGNLAMMEWAMQYVNPDLLARVKSKIYEATGAAAFAPSENPNQGGESGSTPGGQPHDGSSGTSGGSEGVSAASPGTQSSSQNVGAGSESSQGAGKSYEVTASGSSGSSDTGMPVYAILGVIALVALVGVGYFMGPGRK from the coding sequence ATGAGAAAACATCTGATTACAGTAACAGCAGTTCTTCTCATGTTAATGTTCTGCCAGAGCGTGGCAGCAGCAGACAACAGCACGGAGGATAATTCAACTACTGTACTGGTTATAGGGTCATCTACAGCCACAAAGAGTTACAATGAAGTTGCATACACTGTAATGAACCTCACAAACAGGGATGCGAAGAGGGTGAATTTCCAGATAAGATCCACCACACAGATAGGTAACATGACAGGCGATGAGATACTGTCACTCATCAACAGTTCCAGTATTATAATTGCTGAATGGGGCACACAGCTCGCCGGTAACGGTTCCTTTGAAGCTGTTATAAGAGCCCATCCATCAATATTAGAAAACAAACTGTTTTTTGCATTTGAAAGCGGACCAACTCTCGTCAAATTGAGCAGAATAAACAATACAGAGGTCTTCACTGGTGTTAACGACAGTGATATTGGAACATACGATAGACCAGGTACTTTAATAGGCGCATGTCACGACGGAGACCTTACATCTCTTATAGCATATAAACAGAAATACCCTGGAAACACAGCACTGCATCAGTGGATAGATTGCGCCCTGTACTATGCAGCAGCGGGCAAAACAAACCTTGAAAATCAGTTCAAACTCGCACTAAAGATGTACTATAACATGCGCGGAATACCATGGAACAGCAGCTGGGAGCCTGCGACTGTTGAACCAGCTTCTCCATTGTCATCAGAATTCCTCTACCGTGATGGTCAGAGGTTTACAAAGGAGGATTACTTCACAAGATATCCTCTGGATCCAGCTAAACCCACAGTGGCTGTCCTGAGCTATGTTGGATCCACAGGGGAGGTCACCTACGCTGATGCGATGCAGCAGATAATCGATGCACTCGTCTCAAGGGGACTCAACGTCATACCAGTTATAGGTACATGGTCAAATTATGTCATCCTCAACCAGACTGGTATGCAGAACATTATCCAGACGCTATGCATGCCAAACCAGACCTACAACATAACTGCCATCAGGGGAATAGGGAACTACACTGACCTCACATCAATCCTTGGTGTTACCAGCGTCTCAAGTGCGAATGTTTATGAGGTTCAGATACTTGATAATGGTAACCTAATAAGGAGTCTCAAGATCAGCACAGTACAGCCGGTGAACGTATATTCAGCCCTAGTAAAGTTTCTCACAGATGCATCAAACGTTGTTCAGTACGAGGCCAACCCTGAAAAATACCCTGTCAAGGCAAACGTTATCATAGATATGCTGACGTTTATAACCGGGTCAACAACATCCGGTGCCAGTGTTACCAAGTTCTTTGATAGATCAAATATCCCTGTTCTGAGGGCAATGATAACCAGTTCTACATACAGAACAATTGGTCAGTGGATTGTCTCAGAGGAGGGATTCAGCTGGATGTCAGTTTACTGGCAGTGTGCACAGCCAGAGATGCAGGGTCAGATAGAACCACTTGCCATAGGTGTGGGTGAGATAGGTTCAGATCCTGAAACAGGTGCACAGTGGGACATAACAGTGACCATTCCAGAGAGGATAGAGAAACTTGTCAGCAGGGCCTTCAACTGGATCAGACTCCAGACCATGGCAAATAGTGACAAAAAGGTGGCAATTGTATACTACAACTACCCGCCGGGTAAGCAGAACATAGGTGCAAGTTACCTTAATGTCCCCGAAAGTATCATTGAGATACTCAAGCGCATGAAGGCAGAGGGCTACAGTGTTGGTGAAATACCGCAGGACGCTGATGCACTGGTTGAGATGATGATCAAAAACGGTATAAATGTTGCCAACTGGGCCCCCGGTGAACTTGAGAAACTTGCAAACAGTTCAAATGCAATACTGTGGCCATACGAGGACTACCTTGCATGGTTCAATACACTTGATCCTGTTGCCCGCAAGGAGATGGTTGAAGGTCCCGTTGGATACATAGAGGAACTCACAAGGGTTGCGGTGCAGTGTATCAATGAAGGAGACTGCAGGGTCAGGGATGAAATGCTCAAGACACTCAACCGCTGGACCCAGGAGATGATCTCAAATGCGAATACACACCCTCAGATCGCAGGAACAGCAATTGATCTTATAAACAAAATGAGCGCTGCCCTGACAGCAGTCATCTGGAACACATCCAACACAACGGCATGGGATCTCTTCTACATCTACAAAAACCAGTTCATGGCCCTCAATGTTTCAGGGATGACTGGCTGGGGTGAACCACCAGGAAACGTCATGGTTGTAACAAGAAATGGAAGGAAGTACGTAGTGATCCCGGGGCTCATGTTTGGAAATGTCTTCATAGGCCCGGAACCACAGAGGGGATGGGAAGCCGACGCTGCAAACCTCTACCACAGCACAATAGTTCCACCACCTCACTGCTACCTTGCATGGTATGCATGGGTAAACACGGTTTTCGGTGCAAATGCGCAGATACACGTTGGAAGACACGCAACCTACGAGTGGACACCAAGGAAACAGTATGCCCTCTCATCCTTTGATTACCCTGATATATGCATAGGAGATACACCATCACTATACATCTACATAATGGATGGTGTTGGAGAGGGTCTGCAAGCCAAGAGAAGAGGACTTGCAGTGATCATAGATCATTTAACACCACCGCTGACAAGAACAAAGCTCTACGGTGACCTTCAGGAACTTGCAGGGCTCGTGTCAAGTTACGAGGCTACACCAACTGGAAACCCCATGAGAGACGAATATGCAAAGCAGATCAGGGAAACCATAATCAAACTTGACCTTGCAAGGGATCTTGGGATTAACGCAACCAACATGACGGACGATGACATAGACAGGGTGCATGACTACCTTCTGAGCATTACCAGTACACTGATGCCCTATGGACTTGACACATTTGGTCTCAACTGGACTGACAGTGAAGTGGCCCTCATGGTATCAGGGATGCTCTCACCAGACAGCGACGTGGACCCATCACTACAGAGACTCATATCTATGATGAATGGATGGAATTTCAGCAACCTCACCTTTGAACAGGCTGAAGCACTTAACAATGCCACTGTAGAGATGATAATGGAACTTTTAAGGGGAACATCGATCGACACACTACTTGAAAACATCACGGATCCATCTCTCAAGGCAACACTCCACTCAAAGCTTGAGCTGGCACTCCAGTATGCATCACTCCTTAAGGACAGTCCTTCCAGTGAAATGGATGCACTTATGGAGGGTCTATCCGGACACTACATAACTCCTGCAAAGGGAGGAGATCCAGTTAAGGCCCCATACGCCCTTCCAACAGGAAGAAACTTCTATGCCCAGGACGACAACACACTACCAACAAAGGTGGCGTGGGATCTTGGTAAGAGGCTCGCAGATATGGCCCTGGCCCAGCTCGATACAATTCCTGAAAAGATGGCTGCGGTGGTCTGGTGCGTTGAGACGGCAAGAGACGACGGTGCAATGGTTTCATTCGTCCTGAGAATGCTGGGTGTGCAGCCAAAGATGGACGATAAGACCTGGCTCGGAGGCGGAAAACTATCCTACATAGTTCCAACAAATTTAACAGAGCTTCTATCAGACCTCAATAATGTGAGAAGCAGCATGGGCCTTTCAAACCTCACATCAAGGCCAAGGATTGATGTCATAGTAACCACCAGTGGCCTCTTCAGGGATCTATTCCCCAACCTTCTGGCCAAAATGGACGTAGCATACAGGGTTGCACTCGGAGCATCATACTCAAAGATCCTTCAAGCTTACCCCGAACTCAAGACACAGCTTGACCTTGCCCTAGATCCACTGCTCACAGGACAGTTCAAACAGGCTAAGACAATGGCAGATCTTCTTAAAATCATAGACAAAAATGATTCACTTAACGTCAATTACATTGCAAAGCACTGGGTAGAGCTGGTACTCGCAGGTTATGACGGTGATACTGCCATAACACGTATATTCGCTCCACCTGTCGGTGACTATGGCGCAGGGGTTAACCATGGTGTTGAAGAGGCATGGACATGGGATAACAGGTCAGAACTTGCCGATGTATACCTCAGAAGGATGAGTCACGCATACTCAAACACGCGCTGGGGAGCATCAATGGAAGGTCTCTTTGAGAATCTCCTGAAGGGTGTAACAGTGGCATACCACAGCAGGAGCACCAACCTTTATGGTGTAATTGACAACGATGACTACTACGACTACTATGGGGGCCTCTCAATGGCAATTGAGAAGGTCAACGGTGGGGTGGCACCTTCACTCAATGTGCTCTACTACGCCAACCCATCAAGGCCTGAAGTTGTCTCACTGCAGGAGTTCATGAGACGTGAAATGAGGACACGCTACTACAACCCTGAATGGATAAAGTCAATGATGAACGAGGGATATAGCGGTGCAAGGACCATCTCAAACAAGTTCGTCGCATACCTCTGGGGATGGCAGGTTACCGCACCACAGCTTGTTGATGACTATGACTGGAATGAGATCACAGACATATACATTAAAGACAAATACAATCTAGGTGTGAACAGATGGCTCTCCACAGGTAACAGGGCATATTCTATGATCAGTATAACAGGGACGCTATTAACAGCAGCACATAAGGGCTTCTGGAAGGCTGATGAGGCCACTCTGAGGCTGGTTGCAAATACATGGGCAAGCACTGTTGCTGAGTACGGTGTGGCATGCTGTGACTGCAGCTGCGGCAACCTTGCAATGATGGAGTGGGCAATGCAGTATGTTAACCCTGATCTACTTGCCAGGGTTAAGTCAAAGATATACGAAGCCACAGGGGCCGCAGCCTTTGCACCATCTGAGAACCCAAACCAGGGTGGAGAATCAGGTTCAACACCCGGAGGGCAGCCTCATGATGGAAGTAGTGGAACCTCAGGAGGATCTGAAGGTGTTTCAGCGGCAAGTCCAGGTACTCAGAGCTCCTCACAGAATGTGGGAGCAGGCTCTGAATCATCACAGGGTGCAGGAAAATCATATGAGGTTACAGCATCTGGTTCCTCCGGTTCATCAGATACTGGAATGCCTGTGTACGCCATATTGGGTGTCATAGCACTGGTTGCCCTGGTTGGAGTGGGCTACTTCATGGGACCTGGAAGGAAATAA
- a CDS encoding DUF2149 domain-containing protein, translating into MPLRRRRRLLSDQNEEDPMAGSANLVDAMLVLSVGFLIFLVLSWNMQNVVFADMTPQERQETMEAMKKAVEVQKGQELNDTPQTTSGSGQGYVEMGTVYRDPKTGKLIMVQG; encoded by the coding sequence ATGCCACTCAGACGCCGGCGAAGGCTCCTCTCGGATCAAAATGAAGAGGACCCCATGGCTGGAAGCGCCAACCTGGTTGACGCCATGCTGGTACTCTCAGTCGGTTTCCTGATATTCCTGGTACTCTCATGGAACATGCAGAACGTTGTATTTGCAGATATGACTCCCCAGGAGAGACAGGAGACCATGGAGGCCATGAAAAAGGCTGTTGAGGTCCAGAAGGGTCAGGAACTCAACGACACTCCACAGACCACTTCGGGTTCAGGTCAGGGATACGTTGAGATGGGAACAGTCTACCGTGACCCCAAGACAGGTAAACTCATAATGGTCCAGGGATAA
- a CDS encoding MotA/TolQ/ExbB proton channel family protein produces MVAVPGSEILSGALHVVSQSLLIPVIAGLLLFMVYAIVTLGGLISEYSGRIRTDFKELESAIKSISNPGTPEKIIEVVDSMDIPQSQKAVLTDIAGTAELGPKSREALARKLIENEELKAAKSLEKTDIVTRLGPTLGLMGTLIPMGPGLAALGAGDINTLAQAIIIAFDTTVVGLASGGIAYIISKVRRRWYEEYLSNLETMAEAVLEVMDNATQTPAKAPLGSK; encoded by the coding sequence ATGGTTGCAGTACCCGGCAGTGAGATACTGAGCGGTGCACTACACGTTGTCTCCCAGAGCCTCCTCATACCGGTTATAGCAGGGCTACTGTTATTCATGGTATACGCTATAGTGACCCTCGGAGGGCTCATATCAGAGTACTCTGGAAGGATAAGGACTGATTTTAAGGAACTTGAATCGGCAATAAAATCAATTTCAAACCCAGGAACCCCTGAAAAGATAATTGAGGTCGTCGATTCGATGGACATACCACAGAGCCAGAAGGCCGTGCTCACTGATATCGCAGGGACAGCTGAACTCGGACCAAAATCAAGGGAGGCCCTCGCAAGGAAGTTGATAGAGAATGAGGAACTCAAGGCTGCCAAGAGCCTTGAGAAGACAGACATTGTAACCAGACTCGGCCCAACCCTTGGACTGATGGGGACACTCATACCCATGGGTCCAGGACTCGCAGCCCTCGGGGCAGGTGACATCAATACACTGGCCCAGGCCATCATCATAGCCTTCGATACAACAGTTGTGGGACTTGCATCAGGGGGTATAGCATACATCATCTCCAAGGTCAGGAGAAGATGGTATGAGGAGTACCTCTCAAATCTTGAGACAATGGCCGAGGCAGTGCTGGAGGTGATGGATAATGCCACTCAGACGCCGGCGAAGGCTCCTCTCGGATCAAAATGA
- a CDS encoding FmdE family protein, which produces MGRQYFMVFMVLLVAVALTGSVSAADTNCEVGVDVKYEYADDNSRINPDINYITDSNGTKINFTKTFDPAANITKLIFNYQNITNTTKFKIKVTAPGYRDLLHEFTISTNPLNPLDTKYYAKLQLRMNATDAYKLGREITKKADQILNFSSGNVLVITTAGIVKYRNDTSEDVIEGILNQAGGRVTYGKGNLLVIRKSPVDPLDTFFIIQRGATLLGVYFKNASTSPVVIKTVNGKAVYTIDLTKNMTEANWNLLVSKYGNHAFPVASLANAWVQGAPSDLLRAAAFHGHMCLGTISGYAMSLTLLKYYPPVMDFTNPGSPGEITSYVTVGVPGDSDDDSLLMFLDTTPGKGGSYSGFNTTATGADTNLVGFIRWNPNTLKGDLIVMKFDKEALRRQFQQQTGKNTELEFNAWLIAKLKQDPTSLITIVRELKDLNVTHYYYLLGTENPVNATDKVNNITYQIPAQIAHGLDMAYIDSLGLSNATRENNTLSWGNLTYNQIKQIGIDAANLAKQLFLTEKGINLEKDDRDLVVLTSAGYSRVNGQDMSAAWDGVFDVLGSRLSRATLLPVHRPLWKPLWFTFALRGYDGMTMDAVYIYYDPTTGQLVASNASDGKFVNDIGPRTLNSTQLSNKISKVFAKDGWFNIQSIANAWRNDPPYDQVLTFLFHDHACPGVSPGYLITEYIFNNYPLKEDENYIYLGNTIYCKDDAIVYRLGVSPGQGTYFNLRVPGTENDPENEYAYGGNIEGILVIWDNKNKVGRAVVIDFKWPQFDTSDCATNDAKREKQIAGFISLYKGEIPSYMTAPPVVTYDAERLITESELQMILSGANGQNPIAYVKGIPANRTLADLIPVNNGGSQNGNQGGVPGGVPGGVPGGVPSGSADGISGGHAGYSPGVDTAASPAEVGAASSVSEEPASTPSKAYEVKNVTSGSSGGDSSWYVYGIVGVLVAAGLVAFGFLRGGAGK; this is translated from the coding sequence ATGGGAAGACAGTATTTCATGGTTTTCATGGTTCTTCTCGTTGCTGTGGCACTTACGGGTTCTGTGAGTGCAGCTGATACAAACTGTGAGGTGGGGGTTGACGTCAAATATGAATACGCCGACGATAACTCCCGTATAAACCCTGACATAAACTACATCACTGACAGTAACGGGACAAAGATAAACTTCACAAAGACCTTTGATCCGGCGGCAAACATAACAAAGCTCATATTCAACTACCAGAACATCACGAACACCACAAAATTCAAGATCAAGGTCACAGCACCCGGCTACAGGGATCTTCTACATGAATTCACCATCTCAACCAACCCGCTAAATCCACTGGACACAAAATACTACGCAAAACTTCAGCTCCGAATGAACGCCACAGACGCCTACAAACTGGGAAGGGAAATAACAAAGAAGGCAGACCAGATCCTCAACTTCTCAAGCGGCAACGTGCTTGTTATAACAACGGCAGGAATAGTCAAATACAGAAACGACACATCAGAGGATGTCATTGAGGGCATACTCAACCAGGCTGGTGGAAGGGTGACCTATGGTAAGGGCAACCTTCTTGTCATAAGGAAAAGCCCTGTGGATCCACTGGACACATTTTTCATAATCCAGAGAGGAGCAACGCTCCTTGGAGTCTACTTCAAGAATGCAAGCACATCACCGGTCGTCATTAAAACAGTTAACGGTAAAGCGGTATACACCATCGACCTCACAAAGAACATGACAGAGGCAAACTGGAACCTTCTGGTAAGCAAATATGGGAACCATGCTTTCCCTGTTGCAAGCCTTGCCAATGCCTGGGTCCAGGGAGCTCCATCAGACCTTCTCAGGGCAGCTGCATTCCATGGGCACATGTGCCTGGGTACCATCAGCGGATATGCAATGAGTCTGACACTCCTCAAGTACTATCCACCAGTCATGGACTTTACAAATCCAGGATCACCCGGTGAGATAACAAGCTACGTGACAGTGGGTGTACCGGGCGACTCAGATGATGATTCACTCCTAATGTTCCTCGACACAACACCGGGTAAGGGCGGATCCTACAGTGGATTCAACACAACAGCCACCGGTGCAGACACCAACCTTGTTGGCTTCATAAGATGGAACCCCAACACCCTCAAGGGTGACCTCATAGTGATGAAGTTTGACAAGGAGGCACTCAGGAGGCAGTTCCAGCAGCAGACCGGAAAGAACACAGAGCTTGAATTCAATGCATGGCTCATAGCTAAACTGAAACAGGACCCAACATCACTTATTACAATCGTCAGGGAACTTAAGGACCTCAATGTTACACACTACTACTATCTGCTGGGTACAGAAAACCCTGTGAACGCCACAGATAAGGTAAACAACATCACATACCAGATACCTGCCCAGATTGCCCATGGCCTTGACATGGCATACATAGACAGTCTTGGACTCTCCAATGCAACCCGTGAAAACAACACATTATCATGGGGTAACCTCACATACAACCAGATAAAACAGATAGGAATTGACGCTGCAAACCTCGCAAAACAGTTATTCCTCACAGAGAAGGGTATAAACCTTGAGAAGGATGACAGGGACCTTGTGGTGTTAACATCTGCTGGTTACTCAAGGGTGAATGGACAGGATATGAGCGCAGCCTGGGACGGAGTATTCGATGTCCTGGGATCAAGGCTCAGCAGGGCAACCCTCCTGCCGGTACACAGGCCACTCTGGAAGCCACTATGGTTCACATTTGCCCTCAGAGGCTACGATGGCATGACAATGGATGCAGTCTACATCTACTATGACCCGACAACAGGTCAGCTTGTTGCAAGCAATGCCTCAGACGGTAAATTCGTGAATGACATAGGCCCAAGGACCCTGAACAGCACACAGCTGAGCAACAAGATATCAAAGGTCTTTGCAAAGGATGGATGGTTCAACATACAGAGCATAGCAAATGCATGGAGGAACGACCCACCCTACGATCAGGTGCTGACATTCCTCTTCCATGACCATGCATGTCCAGGTGTATCACCAGGCTACCTGATAACAGAGTACATATTCAACAACTATCCCCTCAAGGAGGATGAGAACTACATCTACCTCGGTAACACCATCTACTGCAAGGACGACGCCATAGTCTACCGACTGGGGGTATCCCCCGGGCAGGGAACCTACTTCAACCTTCGAGTACCCGGAACAGAGAACGACCCTGAAAATGAATACGCCTATGGCGGAAACATTGAGGGTATCCTTGTTATCTGGGACAACAAGAACAAGGTTGGAAGGGCTGTTGTCATTGACTTCAAATGGCCACAATTCGATACCAGTGACTGTGCGACCAATGATGCTAAAAGGGAGAAGCAGATAGCTGGCTTCATAAGCCTCTACAAGGGTGAGATACCAAGTTACATGACAGCTCCACCGGTTGTGACCTACGATGCTGAGAGGCTCATCACAGAGAGTGAACTTCAGATGATCCTCTCCGGTGCAAACGGTCAGAACCCCATTGCATACGTTAAGGGCATACCTGCAAACAGGACCCTTGCTGACCTCATTCCGGTGAACAACGGAGGATCACAGAACGGAAACCAGGGCGGTGTTCCTGGTGGTGTTCCTGGTGGTGTTCCTGGTGGTGTTCCCTCAGGTTCAGCTGATGGTATCAGCGGCGGACATGCAGGTTATTCACCGGGTGTGGATACGGCTGCTTCACCTGCAGAGGTGGGCGCTGCATCTTCAGTGTCAGAGGAGCCTGCATCAACCCCTTCAAAGGCCTATGAGGTTAAGAATGTGACCTCAGGTTCCAGTGGTGGTGACTCCTCATGGTACGTCTACGGTATCGTGGGTGTCCTTGTTGCCGCTGGTCTCGTGGCCTTCGGATTCCTCAGGGGCGGAGCAGGAAAATAA
- a CDS encoding nicotianamine synthase family protein, with translation MSCYIYWDKIKRIASRLEGMNYHFDEMDTSGVMPLLDEIEEIAHDSTIDFESAKHILDDAEMNHALSLIRKFYVNLGMKLEMEKAQEVIESDSPWETLRSFYFYPRYLELLKNEAALGRFRRGERAVFIGGGPLPLTGILLSHVYGMRVNVVEIEPDIAELSRKVIEGLGVDGVNVITGDETVIDGLEFDVLMVAALAEPKRRVFRNIHRYVDTETRIIYRTYTGMRAILYAPVSDDDITGFRRAGVVLPSGKVNNTSVLVFKCPD, from the coding sequence ATGAGCTGCTACATCTACTGGGATAAGATAAAGAGGATAGCCTCAAGACTCGAGGGAATGAATTATCACTTCGATGAGATGGACACCAGCGGGGTCATGCCACTTCTTGATGAAATCGAGGAGATAGCCCATGACTCAACCATTGACTTTGAATCAGCAAAGCACATCCTCGATGATGCTGAAATGAATCATGCACTCAGCCTGATAAGGAAGTTCTACGTGAATCTCGGGATGAAGCTTGAAATGGAAAAGGCACAGGAGGTCATAGAGTCAGACTCACCCTGGGAGACCCTCAGGTCATTCTACTTCTACCCAAGGTACCTTGAACTACTTAAGAATGAGGCTGCCCTTGGAAGATTCAGGAGAGGGGAGAGAGCAGTTTTTATTGGAGGTGGTCCCCTACCCCTTACAGGTATTCTTCTCTCACACGTCTATGGTATGAGAGTTAATGTTGTTGAAATCGAACCAGACATCGCTGAGCTCTCAAGAAAGGTCATCGAAGGCCTTGGAGTTGATGGTGTGAATGTCATAACTGGAGATGAAACCGTCATTGATGGTCTTGAATTTGATGTGTTAATGGTGGCGGCCCTTGCAGAGCCAAAGAGAAGGGTTTTCAGGAACATACACAGATATGTTGATACAGAAACGCGGATTATCTACAGGACATACACAGGTATGAGGGCTATCCTCTACGCACCTGTCAGTGATGATGATATCACCGGATTCAGGAGGGCAGGAGTTGTCCTGCCATCAGGGAAGGTTAACAACACTTCGGTACTTGTTTTTAAATGTCCTGATTGA